Below is a genomic region from Rhinolophus sinicus isolate RSC01 linkage group LG11, ASM3656204v1, whole genome shotgun sequence.
TTGGTGGAATTTCCCAGGTGATGTGCCTTGTAGCCAAGCCTGACCCTTCAGGTGTATGTAGGAGTGGGTGGCGGCAACAATAACTGGAAATTCTTAAAGGTTTTAGGAATCGGTCATGCTGGCACCCATCACCCTGGATGCCACTGGACACTGGTCCCACACAAAGAGATTCTAACTCTTGGCAGAAAGGATGGAGGCAGGTGGGAAAAGTCGTTGGGGTGTAATAGAAAGAATTCTGACCTGGGAGTCAGccctgaattcaaatcccagtGTTCCCTGGGCCTGGCTTGCTGTACAGCCTCGGGGGAGTGATTTAACGTCACTTATGAGCtacgtgaccttgggcaggttccttaacctctctgtcccTCAGCTTCCTCTTAAATAAGATGGGAATGATCTGTGGATTGACTTCATAGAGCGGTTCTGAAATCTAAATGAAATGATTGCGGAGGCTGCCTGGCACTGAGTCAGCATTCTGAACACATTAGCTGTGATTGTGagtctccctctcttcctctggaGATCAGTTCCATGGCCTATAAGACCACTTCCCACACAATGGGATGGATGTCAAGATTCAAAGATGGGAGAGAGGACATGAGAGGGGTGAGGAAGCGGGAGAGAAGCAAACAGCTGTGGAATGGGAGTCAGGAGATGGAAGGAAGATGAGGGGTAGAGGGAAgcaagaatgagagaagaaacaaGAAGGGGTGAGGAGTAGCTTGGGAAAATGTGGGGATGTGTTGAGATTGGATGTTGGAACCTGACCTTCTCTCCAATTCTCTCTCCCCTGATTCCTCTCCAGGAAAGACCACTAGGACAAGATGAGATTGAAGGTAACACTTTCTCCCCCCAAATGTCCCCACTTCGCCATCTACTCACTTGtctgctctctgtctctttgtGCATTTCAGCGTAAGTCCCCTCAGGTGAAAATTGTACTTCGCTCTCTTTTCCCACTTAACTGGGATTTTGTGGAACTCTTTCTCAAGGCAGTGTCGGTACCTCCCAAAGTGTTTAGAAGGCATCCCCATCCCCAAGTGTATCAGAGACCCAGGAGTGACACATGAGTTTTAGAAtgttagttttttcttttgatggTTTCAAAGTTTCCCATAACTTCACCCAAGAATTGGAAGGACTTCAGTGCTATCCTTTGGGGGTCTCAGGAATCGTTGCTCTTGCTAACACATTTCATTCATACGTCGCTCcattgaaatttttgtttttcaaaatgtattctgCTTTGAAAAGTCTCTAGTCTGTGCCTTGTTGATGGTTTCAAGGGATGCCACTCTTCCTCATTGACTGTTTCAAGTTCCCCCAAAGTTCTTCCCTCTTAACTTTCAGAGCTCCGGGAGGCATTTCTTGAGTTCAACAAGGACCAAGATGGGTTCATTTCATGTAAGGATTTGGGGAATCTCATGAGGACAATGGGTTACATGCCCACGGAGATGGAACTGACTGAACTGGGCCAGCAGATCCGCATGAACTGTGAGGCCGGCGGGTGGGAGGGATGACTGGGGTTAGGGGACAGCTAAGGGTGGAATTGGGAAGGATCTGGGGTTGAGAATAGAGTTGGAGATGGGGAAGCGTGTCAGAGGGGCTGGCAGTCTAGAAGGAAACAGTTCAGAATATCCTAGGGAGGCAGCAGTTGAAGTGGTTAAaagagtgactttttaaaatagatttgagTTCAATTCCCAGTTTTCTTATTTACTAATTGtggtcattttaaaaagtggagtTAACCCCCActcttgagtctcagtttccccatttgtcaaGTGAAGGTGATATCATCCCTTATTTTGTGGGATTATAGAAGGGATAAAGATGATAATACAGGTAAAGGCTTAGTCTCCATAAAAGCTTAGTATTGGTAGATTGTTATCATCACCAATAAGATTCATCAGCGGAGCACAAGATTGGAACTGCATTTGATGCTGGAAACAAACTTAGACTTGGAGCTAATGTTGATGAATAGTGTTGCAAaaaggatggatttttttttttagatggtGACCAAAGCTGATTTTGAGATGGGAGCTGGGATAAAATTGCTATTGGGTTTGCTTCTGGGCATGTGACTGAGTAAACAAGGTTGAATTCAAGGTCATGATAGTATTCACATCTGGAATAGACTTTGCTGTTCATTTCATTCATACTCTTCCTTCTACACATCTACCGATGAGAGAACATGGATCTGAGCCAATTAAGAGATGTGCTCCGTCACACAGACAGTTAATTGTTTCCACTATACCTCACTCCGTTCACCCCTGTTCAGATTAGAGGGACAGGAGGGCTTGAGAGAAAGCTCTTAGGAGGCAGAGAGATGGGAGCAGATCTATTTCTGGATCTTAAGGGTGAAGTGAGGTACTGGAGGGTGAGGTCATGTGCAATCTGACCAGAcctgcctcttccttcctcagTGGGTGGCCATGTAGACTTTGATGATTTTGTGGAGCTAATGACCCCCAAGTTGCTTGCAGAAACGGCTGGGATGATCGGTGTCCAGGAGACACGAGATGCCTTCAAGGAAGTGAGTTAAGAGTCTCATAACGCGGGAGGTGTTTGCAGGACACCCAGAGGTCAATGATTACTCATTAGCCATGAACGGGACCCGCCCACACCAATTTTTTCTAGCTATGGTGGAATTTAtagggaaggaaaataacatattcCAAGCACTTGCCATAGACAAGGTCCTCTACCTATTTTATCTAATGTAACCCTCAAAAATAAGAGTGTCAGTCATTTATCTTAATCATacataggaggaaactgaggctcatggaAATTACAGATCTTATCCAGGATCCTGTAATCTCCAAAACATGTTAGGACCTCTAAGCTCCGTGCCTATAACAGGAAGAAGGAATCCAATAACCTGAGATCCAAGAAGGGGACCCAGAGAGATCATGTGGTTTAACCCACTTGCTATAGAGATGCTTAAAAAATGAGATCCAGGGAGGGTAGGGGGTTTGCTGAAGTTCACTTCTATCACCTGATAAAATGCTTTTGTTACTCTGAGAGCTTTCAGTTATatgagacaaaaacaaagaacaatatcATGTTTGGAAGGAAAGACACTGGATCCAGACAAACACAGGTCCAAAACCCAGAGAGATCTCCCCCTACTAGCGGTGGGACCGTCTCTCCCAGATTCATATAAATTCTAGAGTGGCAGGGTCCAACAGAATTTCCTGTGGTCACAGAAATGCCCTGTCCAAGACGGTAGCCACTGGCTACTTGTGGCTATcaagcccttgaaatgtggcgtGTGTGACTGAGGAAcgggttttttaattttatcgAATTTTGATTCAATTCACTTAAGTTAtacatttaatttccatttatattcagTTGACTATAACTTCAGTTTGTTTCCATTGAAAAGTGAATACTCAATTCAATCGTTGGAAAACATTCATTTGGAACAACGTGGGAATGTGAGTTTTCTTTGTCAAGTACAAATTTTGTGAAACCCAAATACAGATCAAGTACCTCTGGTAACATTTGGTGTCTGAATTGAGAAGTGCTGTCAGTGTACAATACACCCTGGATGAAGGTGTAGTATCCTTAGCTTAGGTGTCCATGGATGCTGAGTGTGTTCACTAATTGGGCTAAACTCATATGAGTATAAGTACAGTGgaacctcggttttcgaacgtaatccgttccggaagaccattcgagttctgaaacgttcgaaaacagccggcAGATAGGCCTCAGGACCTTGTACTCAGCGGAAgctgtgacatgttcgacttctgaggcgtgttcgaaaactgaagcatttacttctgggttacggcgttcgtaaactgaaatgtttgtcaacagaaaaccgaggtactactgtacttggTATGGTAATGCTAAGTCTTATGAAAGCCAGTCTTCCTGAAAAGAAGGTAACATAGCTCATTAATCATTTTTCAATTGATTACATGCTGAAGTGaggatattttggaaatattgggttaagtaaaataaatgattaaaaattaatttcacttgttccttttcactttttaaatttaatgtggctacttgaaattttaaaattaccccTGAGGCTCGCTCGCATTGTATTTCTTTTGGACACACTGCTCTATGGGAATCGTATGAGGAAGCGGCAGGTACAAGCgctgggaggcaggaaggcaTATCCTAGGAAGGGCAAAGACCTGGGTACTTGGTGAGGTCCGAGCTGGAGAGACCGTGGCGTGAAATAAACAAGGTCTCAGAGCTGCCGAAGGAGTGGGTCAGGATCTCATTCTGGGTGGGATaggaagccactggaggattTTAAGCAAGGGAGAGGGACACGGTCTGATATGTTTCAATTATatgagacaaaaacaaagaataatattGTGTGAAGTCCTGATGTGTGGACAACAGACCATATAGGACCACGATGGGAGCCCGAAGACCAATTAGCAGGCTGTCGCGATAACCCAGACAAGAAGAGGTGATTGTGGCATCGGCATAGCTAGAGAAGGAGAGTTGGCGGCCCGATATGTCTTGGAGGTAAAACATATGAGACGCTCTGGTAGATTGGCTAAGGGTGTGCAGTGTACAGGCTTGGTGGTAGTTCACTAATtactaattcaacaaatatttatccagtGCCTAGCACGTGGAAGGCACGGTTCTGGGGACTGAGCACGGACCAGTGAACAAGGCAGTCAAATCACCTGCCTTCAGGAGCTGACATTCTCGTGGTTGATGTGCAAACGCTCTTAGCTTCGCTCTTGCGTCACAGCCAGTGATCAATAATTACTgctgctattattttttattttattagtttcaggtacacaagacaaagtaatacttagacgtttatcatttatatccctcacactgtatgaacccccctcccccctccactgCTGCTATAATTAATTATTGTCATCGTCACCGCTAATATGGTTGACCTTGAATAACATGGGCTAGAACTGTGaaggtccacttatacatggatttttttccagCAAATACATTGGAAGATTTTTTGGAGAGTTGCATCAATTTGAAAAAACTCACAGATGAGCCTTAGGATTTTCGTTATaacgttttcttttctctagcctattttgtaagaatacagtatgcattacatataacatacaaaatatgtgttactGACtgtgttattggtaaggcttctgatCAGCAGTAGGTTATTTAGTCGTTAAGTTttaggggagtcaaaagttatatatgGATTTTCAACTGCGCAAGGGGTCGGCGCCCCTAATGCCTGCGATTCTGTTCCTAATCAGTTTGACACCAACGGAGATGGGAAAATCACCCTGGGAGAGTTGCAGCAGGCCATGCAAAGGCTTCTGGGAGAGAAGCTCATCCCCCGGGAGGTCTCCAAGGTTGTCCAGGAGGCCGATGTGAATGGAGACGGCACTGTTGACTTTGAAGGTGACACTTCCAACTCCAACACCCTGTGTgattttccaaagtggccattCCTTCTCACTCCTCTCCTAGTTTGAGGTTGGGTGTGGGGGGGGACAGGTTCTGCAAGTGTTTTTGTTGCACCCCCTTCCCCCATGTTATTTGAGAGAGCTCACTATCTCCCACCTCTCCTGCTTCTGCCCCTGGCTACTCCTCGGACCACCTTTTCCAGTAGCCTATTCCTACACATGCTCAGGCAGGACTCATTTCCACCTCCCCCATCCCTTCCTTGTTCACTGGGCACCTTTGTCATAGGGACAAAATGTCCCATCAGAAGGAGAGTGGACTGATTATTAGCTGGAACTCTGAGGTCAGATTCACGGGGTTCAATTTCAGGATTGTCTCTTATTATGTGGCCTTATCTTAGTCACTTACTTGCTTTAAGtgtcagttttcacatctgtgaaatgtgGGTAATGATGACACTTTTCTCCCATGGTTTTGGAGAAAACTGAAAGGAATCGTGCACGAAGCTCCCCTCCCTGTCTTTGCTCATGTCACTGTTTCTGTCTGGAACACCCTTTCCTCTTTCCACTGTCTCTTAGTTATGCTGCTGGAAGGTGTCCCCCACCTCTCTTAGAGGCCTAGTGTCCCTCTTCTGTGATCCCGTAACACCCGTGCATGTTTCTGCAGTAATCCTGACTCGTGACGTCACAAGAGCTTACATTAGTTTATAGCCTGTTTCCTTCTGAGGTCACAGACTGAATCTTTCATTACTATGTCCTCAGTTCCTAGCACAGAGCTCAACACGTGTAGATTGAGTCACTGGATAAATGAAAAAGGTTGGAGTCCTTTGCAGATGGGAGAGGAGATCATTTTTGTGGGAGGAATAAGTAGAATATGTCAATTTTGAATTGTGACACTCTCTGGTTCAAAAATCTCAGCATCTAACTGCTGTCTAAAGACCAAAGTCCAAAATTCTTAGTCTGATGTTCAAGTGTATCCATAATCcaacaaccccccaccccaggggttGTATCTTCTATGATCACTCTCTGAATTTTTAGGTTCTGGTGCACACTTGGTACCTGCTCTGTGTTCTCCaacttctgctcctttctccctgGTGTTCCT
It encodes:
- the CABP5 gene encoding calcium-binding protein 5 isoform X1; protein product: MQFPMGPACILRKGIAEKQKERPLGQDEIEELREAFLEFNKDQDGFISCKDLGNLMRTMGYMPTEMELTELGQQIRMNLGGHVDFDDFVELMTPKLLAETAGMIGVQETRDAFKEFDTNGDGKITLGELQQAMQRLLGEKLIPREVSKVVQEADVNGDGTVDFEGDTSNSNTLCDFPKWPFLLTPLLV
- the CABP5 gene encoding calcium-binding protein 5 isoform X2, with translation MQFPMGPACILRKGIAEKQKERPLGQDEIEELREAFLEFNKDQDGFISCKDLGNLMRTMGYMPTEMELTELGQQIRMNLGGHVDFDDFVELMTPKLLAETAGMIGVQETRDAFKEFDTNGDGKITLGELQQAMQRLLGEKLIPREVSKVVQEADVNGDGTVDFEGLNHLISGKYLEEHIEHGCC